One Amaranthus tricolor cultivar Red isolate AtriRed21 chromosome 1, ASM2621246v1, whole genome shotgun sequence DNA window includes the following coding sequences:
- the LOC130818908 gene encoding uncharacterized membrane protein At3g27390-like, with protein sequence MADAKIIFKFIAYALLFIPVFLFLLFLGFAKSAIFCPFVFLVIAFGDTGVVIGLWPCHLFYSIYCIIRTKKFGPFMKCLLILLSPIPIAIWTVVGVVGSVIMAIYYAFIWPVMETFKPVSEEGLSVPRKLFRCLTDGTWSNVWGACTIVRDFADFSFHSYFSVMDGLLESKGDNPVELKVLQIPGCILCAALGLVVDVIFIPLITLYKSPVLLFKGWHRLFEDLVGREGPFLETVCVPFAGLLILLWPAAVLVAIICGVLSSIGFGCYAAVNAYQEESTKKGLLYVVASVAIFDEYTNDLLYLREGSCFPRPKYRKEATSSFSLLPVKGLHEQIDGVYTKEPLLRTTSEKKKTLNAMLIWDDFYRACEQAGKELLKKGAITTTDLNTWQQSNNKIVSLGLPAYVFVDCFLRSIKSGSTGFAMSNNVELTSLNRPEGRVFDWLFEPMSIMKEQLRSLKLVESEELYLYKLCLYGGDTTRMEAWDNGGIPPREEIRRAQLEGISRRLLGFCLTISRLPTSRRRFSQVVKEIAQESDQRSLSFGAAAV encoded by the exons ATGGCAGACGCAAAGATCATCTTCAAGTTCATTGCTTATGCCCTCCTATTCATCCCtgtctttctttttcttcttttcctaGGGTTTGCCAAGA GTGCAATATTCTGCCCCTTTGTGTTTTTAGTGATAGCTTTTGGAGACACTGGTGTTGTAATTGGATTATGGCCTTGTCATCTTTTTTACAGTATTTATTGTATAATCAg GACAAAGAAATTTGGGCCATTTATGAAGTGTTTGTTAATTCTGTTATCTCCTATACCAATTGCTATATGGACTGTAGTTGGGGTAGTGGGAAGTGTAATAATGGCAATTTATTATGCTTTTATTTGGCCTGTTATGGAAACTTTTAAGCCAGTTAGTGAGGAAGGATTATCAGTTCCAAGGAAGCTGTTCAGATGCTTAACG GATGGAACTTGGAGTAATGTATGGGGAGCGTGCACGATTGTGCGTGATTTTGCAGATTTCTCGTTCCATTCTTATTTCTCGGTGATGGATGGATTGCTCGAGTCGAAGGGAGATAATCCCGTTGAACTCAA GGTTTTGCAAATTCCTGGGTGTATTTTATGTGCTGCTCTTGGACTCGTGGTGGATGTGATTTTTATTCCACTGATCACACTTTACAAGTCCCCAGTTTTACTCTTTAAAGGATGGCATCGACTGTTCGAAGATCTTGTGGGCAGAGAAGGACCCTTCCTTGAAACAGTCTGTGTCCCCTTCGCAGGACTCCTAATTCTCTTGTGGCCGGCTGCTGTCCTAGTGGCTATCATTTGTGGTGTCCTTTCAAGTATTGGATTTGGGTGCTACGCTGCTGTGAATGCGTATCAG GAAGAATCTACCAAGAAAGGATTGCTATATGTCGTAGCATCAGTAGCCATTTTCGATGAGTACACAAATGACCTTCTTTACTTGAGAGAAGGATCTTGCTTTCCGAG ACCTAAGTATCGAAAGGAAGCGACTTCCAGTTTTTCTTTGCTTCCCGTGAAAGGATTGCATGAACAAATCGATGGTGTTTACACTAAGGAGCCTCTTCTTAGAACTACTTCAGAAAAGAAGAAAACATTAAATGCAATGCTG ATATGGGACGATTTCTATAGAGCTTGTGAGCAGGCTGGAAAAGAGCTACTCAAAAAGGGAGCTATCACAACTACTGATCTTAATACGTGGCAACAGTCAAATAACAAGATAGTGAGTTTAGGACTTCCTGCTTACGTATTTGTGGATTGCTTTCTCCGCTCGATCAAGAGTGGATCGACTGGATTTGCTATGA GTAACAATGTGGAATTAACGAGTCTGAATAGGCCCGAGGGAAGGGTGTTTGATTGGTTATTTGAGCCGATGAGCATCATGAAAGAGCAGCTTAGAAGCCTAAAATTGGTTGAATCCGAAGAGTTATATCTCTATAAGCTGTGTCTTTATGGTGGAGATACGACAAGGATGGAAGCTTGGGACAATGGCGGCATACCCCCACGTGAAGAGATCAGGAGAGCTCAATTAGAGGGAATTAGTAGACG GCTGCTGGGCTTCTGTCTGACAATCTCAAGACTGCCAACATCTCGACGAAGATTCAGTCAAGTTGTTAAGGAAATTGCACAAGAATCAGATCAAAGATCACTTTCTTTTGGAGCAGCCGCAGTATGA
- the LOC130818922 gene encoding uncharacterized protein LOC130818922, producing the protein MGIFLGHFIPGLALTILGIWHTINTIKSYYLKGPSNFITKFWYPFNNSLLFPKELELILILSFSILAIILQLLDYPRFHLAFKLDNFEHATMFLHLAIFTSFALFAEFTQISDSVSSLIGIMVASVFGQELFLLHFHSTDHIGLEGQYHGLLQLIVLVSFLTSVAVTVFPACFPAALVLSASVVFQGCWFINMGFMLWVPKFVPKGCFKQTGGLNNGTMVLGAVICSSLEADFRARALANLQFSWVLAVIFMFMGFSCMILARKGTPRVWQLTAYEQLQIRRSDSLVTNDSFKQPIEL; encoded by the coding sequence atgggaATTTTTCTAGGGCATTTTATACCTGGTTTGGCTCTGACAATTCTTGGTATATGGCACACAATCAACACCATCAAATCCTACTACCTTAAAGGCCCTTCAAATTTTATCACCAAATTTTGGTACCCCTTTAACAATTCTCTCTTGTTTCCTAAAGAGTTGGAGCTCATACTCATTCTGTCCTTTTCTATCTTAGCAATCATCCTTCAACTCCTCGACTACCCTCGTTTCCATCTTGCTTTCAAGCTCGATAATTTTGAGCACGCAACCATGTTCCTCCACCTAGCGATCTTCACAAGTTTTGCGTTATTTGCTGAGTTCACTCAAATATCTGACTCGGTTTCTAGTCTTATCGGAATCATGGTTGCATCGGTTTTTGGTCAAGAACTTTTTCTGCTTCATTTTCACTCGACTGATCATATTGGTCTCGAAGGCCAATACCATGGATTGCTGCAGCTCATCGTGTTAGTGTCGTTCCTTACTTCTGTAGCTGTTACCGTCTTTCCTGCCTGTTTCCCTGCAGCACTTGTACTTTCGGCTTCTGTGGTTTTTCAAGGATGTTGGTTTATTAACATGGGATTTATGCTATGGGTTCCCAAGTTTGTTCCGAAAGGTTGTTTTAAACAGACAGGTGGATTAAACAATGGTACGATGGTGCTCGGAGCAGTCATATGTAGCTCCCTCGAGGCTGATTTTAGAGCGCGAGCACTGGCTAATTTGCAGTTTAGTTGGGTGCTTGCCgtgatttttatgtttatggGATTTTCTTGCATGATTCTTGCCAGGAAAGGGACTCCAAGGGTTTGGCAATTGACTGCATATGAACAGCTTCAGATTCGGAGATCTGATTCTCTTGTAACTAATGATTCCTTCAAGCAACCTATTGAGCTTTAA